Proteins encoded by one window of Erwinia pyrifoliae DSM 12163:
- the cyoB gene encoding cytochrome o ubiquinol oxidase subunit I, with protein sequence MLGKLTLDAFPYHEPIIVVTVAAIILGGLAIAGALTYFGKWKYLWTEWLTSVDHKRLGIMYIIMAFVMMLRGFADAVLMRSQQVLASAGEAGFLPPHHYDQIFTAHGVIMIFFVAMPFVVGLMNIAVPLQIGARDVAFPFLNNLSFWFTAVGVVLVNLSLGVGEFAQTGWLAYPPLSGAEYSPGVGVDYWIWSLQLSGIGTTLTGINFFVTIMKMRAPGMTMFKMPVFTWASLCTNVLIIAAFPVLTVTLALLTLDRYLGFHFFTNDMGGNMMMYVNLIWVWGHPEVYILVLPVFGVFSEVVATFSKKRLFGYTSLVWATVVITILSFIVWLHHFFTMGAGANVNAFFGIMTMIIAIPTGVKIFNWLFTMYQGRIQMHSAMLWTVGFLVTFSVGGMTGVLLAVPGADFVLHNSLFLIAHFHNVIIGGVVFGCFAGVTYWFPKAFGFTLNETWGIRAFWFWIIGFFVAFMPLYVLGFMGMTRRLSQDIDPQFHPMLVIAACGAALIACGVACQLIQFYVSVRDREQNRDLTGDPWGARTLEWATSSPPPFYNFAVVPAVHERDAFWEMKEKGEAYKRPAHYAEIHMPKNSGAGVVIGFFSLIFGFAAIWHIWWLVGLSFLGMIVSWIVKSFDEDVDYYVPVAEIEKIENQHFDEISKAGLKNVD encoded by the coding sequence TATCGTGGTAACGGTTGCTGCCATCATTCTTGGCGGTCTCGCCATCGCCGGAGCGCTAACTTACTTCGGCAAATGGAAATACCTGTGGACCGAGTGGTTGACGTCTGTTGACCACAAAAGACTCGGGATCATGTACATCATCATGGCGTTTGTCATGATGCTGCGCGGCTTTGCCGATGCGGTATTGATGCGTAGTCAGCAGGTGCTTGCCTCTGCCGGCGAGGCCGGATTCCTGCCTCCCCATCACTACGACCAGATCTTCACCGCCCATGGCGTAATTATGATCTTCTTCGTAGCGATGCCGTTTGTTGTGGGTCTGATGAACATTGCTGTTCCGTTACAGATCGGCGCACGCGACGTGGCTTTCCCGTTCCTCAACAACCTCAGCTTCTGGTTTACCGCTGTCGGTGTGGTACTGGTTAACCTGTCACTGGGCGTGGGCGAGTTCGCGCAAACGGGCTGGTTGGCTTATCCGCCACTTTCCGGGGCAGAATACAGCCCAGGGGTCGGCGTTGACTACTGGATATGGAGTCTGCAACTTTCCGGTATTGGTACAACCCTGACAGGTATCAACTTCTTCGTGACCATCATGAAGATGCGCGCACCGGGCATGACCATGTTCAAAATGCCGGTGTTCACCTGGGCTTCTCTGTGTACTAACGTACTGATCATTGCCGCGTTCCCGGTTCTGACCGTGACCCTGGCTCTGCTGACCCTTGACCGTTATCTTGGTTTCCATTTCTTTACCAATGATATGGGCGGCAACATGATGATGTACGTCAACCTGATTTGGGTTTGGGGTCATCCGGAAGTGTACATCCTGGTTCTGCCAGTCTTTGGTGTGTTCTCGGAAGTGGTCGCCACCTTCTCTAAAAAACGCCTGTTTGGTTACACCTCACTGGTATGGGCAACGGTAGTCATTACCATCCTGTCCTTCATCGTGTGGTTGCACCACTTCTTCACCATGGGTGCGGGTGCGAACGTTAATGCCTTCTTCGGTATTATGACGATGATTATCGCCATTCCGACCGGTGTTAAAATCTTTAACTGGCTGTTCACCATGTATCAGGGGCGCATCCAGATGCACTCTGCGATGCTGTGGACCGTTGGCTTCCTGGTCACCTTCTCTGTAGGTGGTATGACCGGCGTTCTGCTGGCTGTACCGGGTGCTGACTTCGTGCTGCACAACAGCCTGTTCCTGATTGCCCACTTCCATAACGTAATTATCGGTGGTGTGGTGTTCGGTTGCTTTGCCGGTGTGACTTACTGGTTCCCGAAAGCATTCGGCTTTACGCTGAATGAAACCTGGGGTATTCGTGCATTCTGGTTCTGGATCATCGGCTTCTTCGTGGCCTTTATGCCGCTGTACGTACTGGGCTTTATGGGTATGACGCGTCGTCTTAGCCAGGATATCGACCCGCAGTTCCATCCCATGCTGGTTATCGCCGCGTGTGGTGCTGCTTTGATCGCCTGTGGCGTTGCTTGCCAGCTGATCCAGTTCTATGTCTCGGTTCGTGACCGTGAGCAGAACCGTGACCTGACCGGTGACCCGTGGGGCGCGCGTACTCTGGAGTGGGCAACCTCTTCGCCACCGCCGTTCTACAACTTTGCCGTTGTTCCTGCAGTTCACGAACGTGATGCGTTCTGGGAAATGAAGGAGAAAGGTGAAGCGTATAAACGCCCGGCTCACTATGCTGAAATTCACATGCCAAAAAACAGCGGTGCTGGCGTGGTTATCGGTTTCTTCAGCCTGATCTTCGGTTTTGCGGCAATCTGGCACATCTGGTGGCTGGTAGGCCTGTCATTCCTCGGCATGATTGTGTCGTGGATCGTCAAGAGCTTTGACGAAGACGTGGATTACTACGTTCCTGTTGCCGAGATCGAAAAAATCGAGAATCAGCACTTTGACGAAATTAGCAAAGCAGGTCTGAAAAATGTCGACTGA
- the cyoE gene encoding heme o synthase produces the protein MIKQYLQVTKPGIIFGNLISVIGGFLLASKGSIDYSLFLSTLVGVSLVVASGCVYNNYIDRDIDKKMERTKNRVLVKGLISPKLSLVYATVLGIAGFALLYFGANPLAMWLAVMGFVVYVGVYSLYMKRNSVYGTLIGSLSGAAPPVIGYCAVSGQFDAGALILLAIFSLWQMPHSYAIAIFRFKDYQAANIPVLPVVKGISVAKNHITVYIIAFMVATLMLTLVGYAGYKYLVVASAVSVWWLGMALSGYKTQNDRVWARKLFVFSIVAITALSVMMSVDFMTPASKDLLTYIG, from the coding sequence ATGATTAAGCAATACCTGCAAGTGACAAAACCAGGAATTATCTTCGGAAATTTAATTTCTGTGATCGGGGGGTTCCTGCTGGCTTCTAAAGGCAGCATTGACTATTCCCTGTTTCTCTCCACCTTAGTCGGTGTTTCACTGGTGGTCGCATCAGGTTGTGTATATAACAACTATATCGACCGCGACATCGACAAGAAAATGGAGAGAACCAAGAATCGGGTGCTGGTTAAAGGCCTCATCTCTCCGAAATTGAGCCTGGTTTATGCAACCGTGTTGGGTATTGCTGGCTTCGCGCTGTTGTATTTCGGAGCAAACCCGCTGGCGATGTGGCTGGCGGTGATGGGGTTTGTGGTTTATGTCGGCGTCTACAGCCTGTACATGAAACGCAACTCCGTTTACGGCACGCTGATTGGTAGCTTGTCTGGAGCCGCACCGCCGGTTATCGGCTACTGTGCCGTGTCTGGTCAGTTTGACGCGGGGGCATTGATCCTGTTGGCTATCTTTAGCCTGTGGCAGATGCCGCATTCTTATGCGATTGCCATCTTCCGCTTTAAAGATTACCAGGCAGCCAATATTCCGGTACTGCCGGTGGTGAAAGGTATCTCAGTCGCTAAAAACCATATCACGGTGTATATCATCGCATTTATGGTTGCCACTTTGATGCTGACTTTAGTCGGCTATGCGGGCTACAAGTATCTGGTTGTAGCCTCCGCAGTCAGCGTCTGGTGGTTGGGAATGGCGCTTTCAGGTTACAAAACCCAGAACGACCGCGTCTGGGCGCGTAAGCTGTTCGTGTTCTCGATTGTGGCCATTACTGCATTAAGCGTAATGATGTCGGTTGATTTTATGACACCTGCCTCAAAAGACCTGCTCACTTACATCGGTTAA
- a CDS encoding cytochrome o ubiquinol oxidase subunit III, whose amino-acid sequence MSTETLTKHHDAHAEHGHHDAGANKVFGFWIYLMSDCIIFATLFATYGVMVNNTAGGPAGKDIFELPFVLVETALLLLSSITYGFAVINMNKGQKGAVIGWLALTFLFGLGFIGMEIYEFHHLIAEGFGPDRSGFLSGFFTLVGTHGLHVTSGLIWMLVLMYQVAKRGLNDTNRTRIMCLSLFWHFLDVVWICVFTIVYLMGVM is encoded by the coding sequence ATGTCGACTGAAACTCTGACTAAACACCACGACGCCCATGCTGAGCATGGGCATCACGATGCAGGAGCCAATAAAGTATTTGGCTTCTGGATCTACCTGATGAGCGACTGCATTATCTTCGCAACGCTGTTTGCCACTTATGGTGTTATGGTAAACAACACCGCAGGTGGCCCTGCAGGTAAAGATATTTTTGAACTGCCGTTCGTACTGGTAGAAACCGCCCTGCTTCTGTTGAGCTCCATAACCTATGGTTTTGCCGTCATCAACATGAACAAGGGGCAGAAAGGTGCGGTTATCGGCTGGCTGGCGCTGACCTTCCTGTTTGGTCTGGGCTTTATCGGCATGGAAATCTATGAATTCCATCACCTGATCGCCGAAGGCTTCGGTCCCGATCGCAGCGGTTTCCTTTCCGGCTTCTTTACGCTGGTTGGTACTCACGGCCTCCATGTCACCTCCGGGCTGATTTGGATGCTGGTACTGATGTATCAGGTGGCCAAACGTGGTCTGAACGACACCAACCGTACGCGTATTATGTGTCTGAGCCTGTTCTGGCACTTCCTGGACGTGGTGTGGATCTGTGTATTCACCATTGTTTACCTGATGGGGGTGATGTAA
- a CDS encoding cytochrome o ubiquinol oxidase subunit IV: MSHPATEHGASHGSVKSYMIGFILSIILTGIPFWMVMDGGASKATILTVVLVCAVVQVLVHLVYFLHLDSKSEGGWNLIAIVFAALIILIVVVGSLWIMWNLNYNMMSH, encoded by the coding sequence ATGAGCCATCCTGCAACTGAACATGGCGCTTCTCATGGTAGCGTAAAGTCTTATATGATCGGCTTTATCCTGTCGATCATTTTGACCGGTATCCCATTCTGGATGGTCATGGACGGTGGTGCTTCTAAAGCCACGATCCTCACTGTCGTTCTGGTGTGTGCAGTTGTCCAGGTGCTGGTGCATCTGGTGTACTTCCTGCACCTGGACAGTAAGTCTGAGGGGGGCTGGAACCTGATTGCTATCGTGTTTGCAGCACTTATCATCCTGATTGTTGTTGTTGGCTCGCTGTGGATCATGTGGAACCTCAACTACAACATGATGAGCCATTAA